The Misgurnus anguillicaudatus chromosome 15, ASM2758022v2, whole genome shotgun sequence genome has a window encoding:
- the shkbp1 gene encoding SH3KBP1-binding protein 1 has protein sequence MARIGDIIHLNVGGKRFSTSRQTLTWVPDSFFSSLLSGRISTLKDETGAIFIDRDPSLFATILNFLRTKELHPRSIDVHLLMHEAEFYGITPLVRKLQLCDELDRSSCGNVLFNGYLPPPVYPVKRRNRHSVAGSQFPGGRAGPVERAPVRRSNTMPPNLGNAGILGRAVVEERVPGPVSDPGMVRIICGHHNWIAVAYTQFVVCYRVKESTGWQQVFTSPRLDWVIDRVALNAKVMGGSLGDNDKMVAVASGTEIILWAICPDGNGNEIGVFSLNVPVEALFFVGNQLIATSHTGKVGVWNAVTKHWQNQDVVPINSYDTAGSFLILGCNNGSIYYIDVQKFPLRMKDNDLLVTELYRDPSEDAITALSVYLTPKTSDSGNWIEIAYGTSSGTVRVIVQHPETVGSGPQLFQTFSVHRSPVTKIMLSEKHLISVCADNNHVRTWTVTRFRGMISTQPGSTPLTSFKILSLDDIDGHGGCAAGTEIGPYGERDEQQVFIQRVVPDTDKLYVRLSSNGKRVCEVRSVDGTSITAFVVHECEGSSRIGSRPRRYLFSGHSNGSIQMWDLTTAMEIAGKVDIKALGGPTEEELLELLDQCDLALTRTPDMSPAVSLTHSSRNSTCSLQSQSSESGRAGAGFRSPIPLNGSLPRHAPLVPLSKPRDLPSHLGLSQSSLASNNSPHSNRAPLEREKDLGAIRRGSFVERCQERAKCSDMGGLDPGRRSLAVCSELEARLGLRMQSPFPALPAACSSTPTSSSAVSMRRPAPGTPSPTPSPVSPSRSQTSVSPRRPLTSPTNEATPNENGTGHGRESPASPPSTSPKPHMNETSF, from the exons ATGGCGAGGATTGGGGACATCATTCATCTGAACGTCGGGGGAAAAAG GTTCAGTACCTCCAGACAGACCCTGACGTGGGTTCCTGACTCATTTTTCTCAAG TTTGTTAAGTGGGCGGATATCGACATTGAAGGATGAGACTGGGGCG ATTTTCATAGACAGGGATCCATCTCTTTTTGCTACGATCCTGAATTTTCTGCGCACTAAAGAGCTGCACCCAAG GTCCATAGATGTTCATCTGTTAATGCACGAGGCAGAGTTTTATGGGATCACTCCACTAG TGAGAAAGCTGCAGTTGTGTGATGAGTTGGATCGCTCCTCTTGTGGGAACGTCCTGTTCAATGGCTACCTGCCACCACCAG TGTATCCAGTGAAGCGCAGAAACAGGCACAGTGTTGCAGGTTCACAGTTCCCTGGTGGGCGTGCAGGACCTGTAGAGAGAGCACCTGTGAGGAGAAGTAACACAATGCCACCTAACCTGGGCAATGCTGGCATATTGGGCAGAGCTGTTGTGGAGGAGCGAGTGCCAG GTCCAGTCTCTGATCCAGGAATGGTCCGAATCATATGCGGTCATCATAACTGGATTGCTGTGGCCTACACTCAATTTGTGGTCTGTTACAG GGTTAAGGAGTCTACTGGATGGCAGCAGGTCTTTACGAGCCCACGGCTGGACTGGGTGATCGACAGGGTTGCTCTTAATGCTAAAGTCATGGGCGGTTCACTTGGGGACAATGATAAGATGGTGGCTGTGGCATCAGGCACAGAGATAATATTATGGGCTATCTGTCCTGATGGAAATGGCAATGAAATCG GTGTGTTCAGTCTGAATGTGCCGGTGGAGGCTTTATTCTTCGTTGGAAATCAGCTCATTGCCACCAGTCACACGGGTAAAGTGGGAGTTTGGAACGCTGTTACTAAACACTGGCAG AACCAGGATGTGGTTCCCATCAACAGTTATGACACAGCTGGCTCATTCCTCATTTTGGGCTGTAACAATGGATCTATTTACTACATAG ATGTCCAGAAGTTTCCATTGCGGATGAAGGATAATGATTTGTTGGTGACTGAACTGTATCGAGACCCCAGTGAAGACGCTATTACCGCTTTAAGCGTCTACCTGACACCCAAAACAA GTGATAGTGGGAACTGGATTGAGATAGCGTATGGTACTAGTTCAGGCACTGTACGTGTTATAGTGCAGCATCCAGAGACCGTAGGATCTGGTCCACAACTCTTCCAGACATTCTCCGTACACCGCAGCCCGGTTACTAAGATCATGCTGTCTGAGAAGCATCTCATCTCTG TGTGTGCTGACAACAATCATGTCCGCACATGGACGGTGACGCGTTTCCGAGGTATGATCTCCACCCAGCCTGGCTCCACCCCCCTTACTTCCTTTAAGATCCTGTCATTGGACGATATTGATGGCCATGGAGGCTGTGCTGCGGGAACAGAAATAG GTCCGTATGGGGAAAGAGACGAGCAGCAGGTGTTTATCCAACGTGTGGTTCCTGACACCGATAAACTCTACGTGAGGCTCTCCTCCAATGGGAAAAG GGTTTGTGAGGTGCGGTCGGTGGATGGGACCTCCATTACGGCATTCGTGGTTCATGAATGTGAAGGATCCAGCCGCATTGGTTCCAGACCCCGCCGGTACCTCTTCAGTGGTCATAGTAACGGCAGCATCCAGATGTGGGACCTCACAACGGCAATGGAGATTGCAGGAAAAGTAGATATTAAAG CTCTTGGTGGTCCGACTGAAGAGGAGCTTTTGGAATTGTTGGACCAATGTGATCTTGCACTGACTCGAACCCCAGATATGAGTCCTGCGGTCTCTCTCACACATTCCTCTCGCAACTCTACCTGCAG TCTGCAGTCCCAGTCGAGTGAGAGCGGCCGAGCTGGCGCTGGTTTCCGGAGTCCTATTCCTCTTAATGGCAGTCTGCCTCGCCACGCCCCTTTAGTACCCCTCAGCAAACCTCGCGACCTACCGTCCCACCTCGGCCTCAGCCAGTCCTCTCTCGCCAGTAACAACAGCCCCCATTCAAACCGGGCCCCGCTGGAACGGGAGAAAGACCTGGGAGCTATCCGGAGAGGAAGCTTCGTAGAGCGCTGTCAAGAAAGAGCCAAGTGCTCAGATATGGGCGGCCTTGATCCCGGGAGGCGGAGTTTAGCGGTATGCAGTGAGCTTGAAGCGCGACTGGGCCTCAGGATGCAGTCTCCGTTCCCCGCCCTGCCAGCGGCCTGCTCGTCAACTCCAACGTCATCATCAGCAGTGTCAATGAGAAGACCTGCTCCTGGCACACCAAGCCCCACCCCTTCACCAGTCAGTCCATCGAGATCACAAACCTCCGTGTCTCCGAGACGACCTCTCACATCTCCAACCAATGAGGCCACGCCCAATGAGAACGGGACCGGCCATGGCCGTGAAAGCCCCGCCTCTCCACCTTCCACCAGCCCTAAACCTCATATGAATGAAACTAGCTTCTGA